A region from the Candidatus Neomarinimicrobiota bacterium genome encodes:
- the recN gene encoding DNA repair protein RecN: MIKHLSISNLAVIRELEVSFGPGLNIITGETGAGKSILIDAVGLLVGGRASADVIRTGAASAVVEGEFVNGGVSQLVRRVIRAGGASRTFVNDEPVKLDELSSLANSWVDLHGQHEHQSLLRVATHLDFLDAYAGLLPDREVLAHTYGYLVQVSRDLERLSDQVARAAEVQQLQLFQLKELDDADLSLEEEEALGREHRLLAQADELHRLLAAVENRLLKDETSLAGEAGALLKQLERYEQLSPELGQLHERLAALKVELEDLAYEAGRYGLTVTPDPQRLAQIEGRLGELETVKRKYGGSIPSAMKQRASLREALAAFDASDEQLVRLREERERLSSAYAAECQALSRQRLVARVQLAEAVMDTLTRLDMPGARMEVRLDNVADKKGLCVIDGQAYKSDAGGFDQVEFYLSPNPGEDLRPLAKIASGGEVSRIMLGIKTVLAEYDQVGSLIFDEIDSGISGSTAELVGVALKELARARQVIVITHLPQIAARGDHHLTVSKSVIEGRTESAVRVVEGAARQREIARLLSGAEITGAGLDQAAELLAPSSRKASVNSHG, translated from the coding sequence ATGATCAAGCACCTCTCGATCAGTAATCTGGCTGTCATCCGGGAGCTGGAGGTCTCCTTCGGTCCCGGGCTGAACATCATCACCGGGGAGACGGGCGCCGGCAAGTCCATCCTCATCGATGCCGTGGGTCTGCTGGTGGGTGGGCGTGCATCGGCAGACGTTATCCGCACGGGGGCAGCATCCGCAGTGGTGGAAGGTGAATTTGTCAATGGGGGCGTGAGTCAGCTGGTCCGCCGGGTAATCCGGGCGGGGGGCGCTTCACGCACTTTCGTCAACGATGAACCGGTCAAGCTCGACGAGCTCAGCTCCCTGGCCAACTCGTGGGTGGATCTGCATGGACAGCATGAGCACCAGTCGTTGCTGCGGGTTGCGACCCATCTCGACTTTCTGGACGCCTACGCCGGACTGCTGCCCGACCGCGAGGTGCTGGCACATACCTACGGCTATCTTGTCCAGGTAAGCAGGGATCTTGAGCGACTTTCGGATCAGGTCGCTCGAGCTGCGGAGGTCCAGCAGCTGCAGCTGTTTCAGCTCAAGGAACTGGACGACGCGGACCTCTCGCTTGAGGAGGAGGAGGCGCTTGGCAGGGAACACAGACTTTTGGCCCAGGCTGATGAGCTGCACCGGCTGCTGGCCGCAGTGGAAAATCGACTGCTGAAGGACGAGACATCCCTGGCGGGCGAAGCGGGGGCCCTGCTCAAACAGTTGGAGCGCTACGAGCAACTCTCCCCGGAGCTGGGCCAGCTGCATGAACGCCTGGCAGCACTCAAGGTTGAGCTGGAAGACCTGGCCTACGAGGCGGGTCGTTACGGCCTGACGGTAACCCCTGACCCGCAACGTCTGGCGCAGATTGAGGGGCGTTTGGGTGAACTGGAAACGGTCAAGCGCAAGTATGGCGGCTCTATCCCGTCTGCTATGAAACAGCGGGCCAGCCTCCGGGAGGCCCTGGCCGCCTTTGATGCCTCTGATGAGCAGTTGGTCCGCTTGCGGGAAGAGCGGGAGCGGCTCTCCAGCGCCTACGCCGCGGAATGCCAGGCCCTGTCACGGCAACGACTGGTGGCCCGGGTTCAGCTGGCCGAGGCCGTCATGGACACACTGACCCGCCTGGACATGCCTGGCGCGCGCATGGAGGTGCGACTGGATAATGTCGCCGACAAAAAGGGCCTCTGTGTGATCGATGGCCAGGCCTACAAAAGCGACGCCGGCGGCTTTGACCAGGTGGAATTCTACCTCAGCCCCAACCCAGGCGAAGATTTGCGCCCGCTGGCCAAGATCGCCTCGGGTGGCGAGGTGTCCCGCATCATGCTGGGCATAAAAACTGTGCTGGCGGAATACGATCAAGTGGGTAGCCTGATCTTCGACGAAATCGATAGCGGCATCTCCGGTTCGACGGCTGAGTTGGTGGGCGTGGCGCTCAAGGAACTGGCCCGCGCCCGGCAGGTCATTGTGATTACCCACCTGCCACAGATCGCGGCGCGTGGCGACCACCACTTGACCGTCTCCAAATCGGTCATCGAGGGCCGCACTGAGAGTGCCGTCCGCGTGGTTGAGGGCGCAGCCAGACAGCGTGAGATTGCCCGCTTGCTCAGCGGTGCCGAAATCACGGGCGCCGGCCTCGACCAGGCGGCGGAGCTCCTGGCCCCCTCGTCGCGCAAGGCATCGGTGAACAGCCATGGATAA
- the vanZ gene encoding VanZ family protein, translating to MSAAVRWALLYALLIIGLSSIPGSSYPNVRLLSYDKVIHFSEYAIFGVLISRVLVVKFTSFSLVVLAVLLIAAVFGAADELYQRLIPGRDASVGDWVADVAGSVAGSLVALRLTAKHDQAPLDQ from the coding sequence ATGAGTGCTGCCGTGCGCTGGGCTTTGCTCTATGCGCTGTTGATCATCGGCCTCTCTTCAATCCCCGGCAGTAGCTATCCCAATGTGCGGCTGTTGAGCTACGATAAAGTTATCCATTTCAGCGAATATGCGATTTTTGGAGTATTGATCAGCCGGGTGCTGGTCGTGAAGTTCACCTCATTCTCGCTGGTAGTGCTGGCGGTCTTGCTCATTGCGGCGGTCTTCGGCGCCGCTGATGAGCTCTACCAGCGGCTCATTCCCGGGCGTGATGCCAGTGTGGGGGACTGGGTGGCAGATGTGGCGGGTAGCGTGGCGGGCAGCCTGGTTGCCCTGCGGCTAACGGCAAAGCATGATCAAGCACCTCTCGATCAGTAA
- a CDS encoding NAD(P)H-hydrate dehydratase: MMHVLKTEASRGLDSYTVVAGSKTELELMRNAGRAVAVEAAKAVDGDTSRALLVIAGKGHNGGDGIAAAGFLNRWDYSCRVELLGTLAEQDPVVGATYLEADLEVSESAEPHAITWTDYALVIDALLGVGVTQPLREPVLPWVQALHPFDGPVLAVDVPTGLGSDTGQVWNESVNARLTVTMGYPKLGLLLNAGPAVSGRVVVADIGFDAGYFAGGGSALFQFQREDFAALNRVPARQTFKHRQGKVLVVAGSRGMTGAAVLAAEATLLAGAGLALAACPLSLQPLYVTSLMPAVMTAGLADNQEGRFLPAHVAALKKALGWSTALVVGPGLSREPDTLTFVTALVEQAGVPILIDADGLAPYADSLELLSATKAPLVLTPHAQEFAQLFGVELREVQDDPVGVLEQVHARIACTVVLKGAPTLTLLSTGSVVVNSTGNPGLATAGSGDVLSGVIGTFLSQGYSADDAALMGVWLHGRAGDLARASLGAQGLTSPNLLEQLPLALAEFDPWS, encoded by the coding sequence ATGATGCACGTGCTTAAAACGGAGGCCAGCCGGGGGCTGGACAGCTATACGGTGGTGGCCGGCAGCAAGACCGAACTCGAGCTCATGCGCAATGCGGGTCGCGCCGTTGCCGTGGAGGCAGCCAAGGCAGTCGACGGTGACACCTCACGCGCCCTGCTGGTCATCGCTGGGAAAGGGCACAACGGCGGCGATGGCATCGCGGCGGCGGGTTTCCTGAACCGCTGGGACTATTCCTGTCGGGTGGAACTGCTAGGCACGCTCGCGGAACAGGACCCGGTGGTAGGCGCCACGTACCTGGAGGCCGACCTGGAGGTGAGCGAGTCCGCTGAGCCCCACGCTATCACCTGGACCGATTACGCCCTGGTCATTGACGCTCTCTTGGGTGTCGGCGTGACCCAGCCCCTCAGGGAGCCGGTCCTGCCCTGGGTCCAGGCCCTGCACCCGTTCGACGGCCCCGTGCTCGCCGTTGACGTGCCCACCGGCCTAGGCAGTGATACGGGACAGGTTTGGAACGAGTCGGTGAACGCCCGCTTGACAGTCACGATGGGCTACCCCAAACTGGGCCTGCTGCTCAACGCCGGCCCCGCTGTCAGTGGCCGGGTGGTGGTGGCGGACATCGGGTTTGATGCCGGTTATTTTGCGGGCGGGGGGTCAGCGCTTTTCCAGTTCCAAAGGGAGGACTTTGCTGCTTTGAACCGGGTCCCAGCCCGCCAGACCTTCAAGCATCGCCAGGGCAAGGTACTCGTTGTCGCCGGGTCGCGGGGCATGACCGGCGCGGCCGTACTGGCGGCCGAGGCCACGCTACTGGCGGGGGCTGGTCTCGCCCTGGCGGCCTGTCCGCTCAGCCTCCAACCGCTGTATGTGACCTCCCTGATGCCCGCCGTGATGACTGCGGGGCTGGCCGACAATCAGGAGGGCCGCTTTTTGCCCGCTCATGTCGCGGCGCTGAAGAAGGCCCTTGGCTGGAGCACGGCGCTGGTGGTGGGGCCGGGGCTTTCCCGCGAGCCGGATACCCTGACCTTCGTCACTGCGCTGGTAGAGCAGGCCGGGGTGCCCATCTTGATCGATGCTGATGGTCTGGCGCCCTATGCCGATTCACTGGAACTGCTTTCCGCCACCAAAGCACCCCTGGTCCTCACTCCTCACGCCCAGGAATTTGCCCAACTTTTCGGGGTTGAGCTGCGCGAAGTCCAGGACGACCCGGTGGGCGTGCTGGAGCAGGTACACGCCCGCATTGCCTGTACGGTAGTGCTGAAGGGCGCGCCCACACTGACGCTGCTCTCCACGGGCAGCGTGGTCGTTAACAGCACGGGGAACCCGGGCCTGGCCACCGCGGGCAGCGGCGATGTACTTTCAGGCGTCATCGGCACATTTCTGAGCCAGGGCTACAGTGCGGACGATGCGGCCCTGATGGGTGTCTGGCTACATGGCCGGGCGGGCGATCTGGCCCGCGCCAGCCTGGGCGCCCAGGGGCTCACCAGCCCGAATCTGTTGGAGCAGCTCCCGCTGGCGCTGGCTGAGTTTGACCCGTGGTCATGA
- the acpS gene encoding holo-ACP synthase, translating into MIYVGTDLVEVDRIRALMTKWPERFLARIFTPDEIEYCQRQARPTLHFAGRFAAKEAVKKVLYSAGHREPIPFRQIRVHRDAHGAPLVSLAGLSAQPQVSISHVEHHAIATAVLEAP; encoded by the coding sequence ATGATCTACGTGGGCACCGATCTGGTGGAGGTGGATCGTATTCGTGCGCTGATGACCAAGTGGCCGGAGCGTTTTCTGGCCCGCATTTTCACCCCCGACGAGATCGAATATTGCCAGCGCCAGGCCCGGCCTACGTTGCATTTTGCCGGCCGCTTCGCGGCCAAGGAAGCGGTGAAAAAAGTGCTCTACTCAGCGGGCCACCGGGAACCGATCCCGTTCCGGCAGATTCGGGTCCACCGTGATGCCCACGGCGCCCCCCTGGTCAGCCTGGCGGGTCTTAGCGCCCAGCCGCAGGTTTCCATCAGTCACGTTGAGCACCACGCCATTGCCACGGCGGTGCTGGAAGCGCCATGA
- a CDS encoding tetratricopeptide repeat protein: MNSYRIRWVTAVAALLMSALPAQDLLGLMDNAREELAAERWAAARALLETVLEHDDTYAPAHFELSKLAITVDDLTGAQKHIDAAVEAQPRNEDYRAHAERIDALSSLMSNAHRSYTARDFLDAVSIYEQVIDSHPDFANAYYGMGKAFAEAELQREAAQAFRQARDLNPSDPRYGSALNKLAADKYNLGNRAYRSRDWESAIQVYQETIELNPEFHQAYLQLARAYLRWDDNDVDAAIGALDRCLTVKPDYISAYVEKGNILRRDGRYADSEAVFRQALAIDARSDRVLVGLGSVVKRDDARMEEAVEVFKQALAVNPKSGDAAEYLGEIYSEQKSWDSAHKYLLIAVDLKSKSHVAAWRLAHVYNALGDFDQALLSAKRSTELKKSFEYAWFEKGLADKALGNRQAAIAAFREAKKGRDASIRKSADYELKQLDPSSQ, encoded by the coding sequence ATGAATAGTTACCGAATTCGATGGGTCACGGCAGTGGCCGCACTCCTGATGTCGGCCCTGCCAGCGCAGGACTTGCTCGGCCTGATGGATAATGCCAGGGAAGAACTGGCGGCGGAAAGATGGGCGGCCGCCCGCGCTCTGCTGGAAACGGTGCTGGAACACGATGACACCTATGCCCCGGCCCACTTTGAACTCAGCAAGCTCGCTATCACCGTGGATGACTTGACAGGCGCCCAGAAGCATATTGACGCCGCTGTGGAGGCCCAGCCGCGCAATGAAGACTACCGGGCCCATGCCGAGCGGATTGATGCCCTGAGCTCGCTGATGAGCAACGCTCACCGGTCCTACACTGCGCGCGACTTTCTGGACGCAGTCAGCATTTACGAACAGGTTATCGATTCTCATCCCGACTTCGCCAACGCCTATTATGGGATGGGGAAGGCGTTTGCCGAGGCGGAATTGCAACGGGAAGCGGCCCAGGCATTCAGGCAGGCGCGGGACCTCAACCCCTCTGACCCCCGTTACGGATCCGCCCTGAATAAACTGGCCGCAGACAAGTACAACCTGGGCAACCGTGCGTATCGCTCCAGGGACTGGGAATCCGCGATTCAGGTCTATCAGGAAACCATCGAGCTGAATCCCGAATTTCACCAGGCCTACCTGCAGCTGGCCAGGGCTTACCTGCGGTGGGATGATAATGACGTTGACGCCGCAATTGGCGCCCTGGATCGTTGCCTGACTGTGAAGCCCGATTACATCAGTGCCTACGTGGAAAAGGGCAACATTCTGCGCCGGGATGGTCGCTACGCAGATTCCGAGGCGGTCTTTCGCCAGGCGTTGGCCATCGATGCCCGGTCAGATCGCGTGCTGGTGGGGCTGGGATCGGTTGTGAAGCGCGATGACGCCAGGATGGAAGAGGCCGTTGAGGTTTTCAAACAGGCGCTTGCGGTCAACCCGAAGAGTGGGGATGCTGCCGAGTACCTGGGTGAGATTTACAGCGAGCAGAAAAGTTGGGACAGCGCCCACAAGTACCTTCTCATCGCGGTGGATCTTAAGTCGAAGAGTCATGTAGCCGCCTGGCGGCTGGCCCATGTTTATAACGCCCTCGGTGATTTTGACCAGGCGCTGCTCAGTGCCAAACGGAGCACGGAACTGAAAAAGTCATTTGAGTATGCGTGGTTTGAAAAGGGCCTGGCGGATAAGGCGCTGGGCAACCGACAGGCAGCCATTGCCGCCTTCAGGGAGGCCAAGAAAGGCCGCGACGCGAGTATTCGCAAAAGCGCTGACTATGAGCTCAAGCAGCTGGACCCCTCCTCTCAGTAG
- the secG gene encoding preprotein translocase subunit SecG — protein MIYGVFIFLLLVVSILLVIVILLQSGRGGGLAGSLGGGVSTAMFGGQGADKLMTRLTAGLAAAFMVLAIFISILGRPSGAVQNSVVRQRALQREVAPLQPVTEMELPTMESPLELSVPPERE, from the coding sequence GTGATTTACGGCGTCTTCATATTTTTGCTCCTGGTGGTGTCCATACTATTGGTTATTGTCATTCTCCTCCAGTCGGGGCGCGGCGGCGGTTTGGCAGGCAGTCTGGGAGGGGGCGTTTCCACCGCCATGTTTGGTGGCCAGGGCGCTGACAAGCTGATGACCCGCTTGACGGCAGGCTTGGCGGCTGCCTTCATGGTCCTGGCAATCTTTATCTCCATCCTTGGCAGGCCCAGCGGTGCCGTGCAGAACAGCGTTGTTCGGCAGCGGGCGCTGCAACGTGAAGTAGCCCCCCTGCAGCCGGTGACGGAAATGGAGCTGCCGACAATGGAAAGCCCGCTTGAGCTGTCCGTGCCACCCGAGAGGGAGTAG
- a CDS encoding triose-phosphate isomerase: protein MHKSPQEGYQFARRLKTRARELPGVRLLLFPPATSLWYVHEGLKESAIELGGQHMHPAHEGAFTGEISAGMMVACGCRWVLIGHSERRHLYHESDADVEAKIPAALAAGLKVMLCVGERLEQREDGRTEAVLRQQLEAGLASLNTLPGDSLVIAYEPVWAIGTGVVAHPEQVAAAHGHIRTMLGTISAAQSMEKVAILYGGSVNSSNAAELIRTPGVDGFLVGGASLDIDEYCKIAQISLLKAEANS from the coding sequence ATGCACAAGTCACCTCAGGAGGGCTACCAGTTTGCCCGTCGCCTCAAAACCCGCGCCCGGGAGCTGCCCGGCGTCAGACTGCTGCTGTTTCCGCCGGCCACGAGCTTGTGGTATGTCCATGAGGGGTTGAAGGAGAGCGCCATCGAACTGGGCGGCCAACACATGCACCCTGCCCATGAGGGGGCGTTTACCGGCGAGATCTCAGCCGGGATGATGGTTGCCTGCGGCTGCCGGTGGGTCTTGATCGGTCATTCGGAGCGCCGCCACCTGTACCACGAGAGCGATGCCGACGTTGAGGCGAAGATTCCCGCTGCCCTGGCGGCCGGCCTCAAGGTGATGCTCTGTGTGGGTGAGCGCCTGGAACAGCGCGAGGACGGCCGCACCGAAGCCGTGCTCAGGCAACAGTTGGAAGCCGGTCTGGCGTCCCTGAATACCCTGCCCGGGGACAGTTTGGTTATCGCCTATGAACCTGTCTGGGCCATCGGCACGGGTGTGGTTGCCCACCCGGAGCAGGTGGCGGCGGCCCACGGCCACATCCGGACCATGCTGGGGACGATCTCTGCTGCCCAGTCAATGGAGAAGGTAGCCATCCTGTATGGCGGTAGTGTAAACTCGTCCAACGCAGCTGAGCTCATCCGAACGCCAGGGGTGGATGGATTTCTTGTGGGCGGCGCAAGCTTGGATATTGACGAGTACTGCAAAATTGCTCAAATTTCGCTGTTAAAAGCTGAGGCAAACTCGTGA
- a CDS encoding phosphoglycerate kinase — protein MKTLEQLDLKDQRVLMRVDFNVPLDDGVVDDNFRIRAALPSVRYCLEHGAALILISHLGRPGGKTVPELSLLPVAEELETLLKQDILFSQDCISDQAVQVSQSLQPGAVHLLENLRFHPQEEANEAGFSARLAQHGTLYVNEAFGTAHRAHASNLGVVSHFDQPGIGFLMARELEFLRSRLERPQRPFAVVLGGAKVAGKLELVRALVPKADRLVIGGGLAFTFLRAQGKNVGGSLVDQNLIAEAAEILARARAGGVELFLPSDVVAADEVSAAANWALMTLDQLGPGDIGVDIGPETCALFAQALEGVRTVFWNGPMGVFELPAFRTGTEMIIGAIADATLAGAVSVVGGGDSVAAIQALDEPKHFTHVSTGGGAALALLSGAALPALEVLS, from the coding sequence ATGAAGACCCTGGAGCAACTCGATCTGAAGGATCAGCGCGTGCTCATGCGCGTGGACTTCAATGTCCCGCTGGACGACGGCGTGGTCGATGACAATTTTCGCATCCGGGCGGCATTGCCTTCCGTCCGCTACTGCCTGGAACACGGTGCTGCCCTCATCCTGATCTCCCATCTGGGCCGGCCTGGCGGCAAGACCGTGCCGGAACTGTCCTTGCTCCCCGTCGCCGAGGAGTTGGAGACGCTCTTGAAACAGGACATACTTTTTTCGCAGGACTGCATCTCGGATCAGGCCGTCCAGGTCAGCCAGTCCCTGCAACCGGGTGCGGTGCATCTGCTGGAAAACCTGCGCTTTCATCCCCAGGAGGAGGCCAACGAGGCCGGTTTTTCGGCCCGGCTGGCCCAACACGGCACGCTCTATGTGAACGAGGCCTTTGGCACCGCCCACCGCGCCCATGCCAGCAATCTGGGGGTCGTGAGCCATTTTGACCAGCCGGGCATCGGTTTTCTCATGGCCAGGGAGCTGGAATTCCTGCGCAGTCGGCTGGAAAGGCCCCAACGGCCCTTCGCGGTTGTGTTGGGTGGCGCGAAGGTCGCCGGGAAACTGGAACTGGTTCGGGCGCTGGTGCCCAAGGCCGACAGGCTCGTGATAGGCGGGGGCCTGGCTTTCACGTTTCTGCGGGCCCAGGGCAAAAACGTCGGGGGCTCGCTGGTGGATCAGAACCTGATCGCGGAGGCCGCTGAGATCCTCGCACGCGCCCGGGCAGGTGGTGTGGAACTGTTCCTGCCCTCCGATGTGGTCGCGGCAGACGAAGTGAGTGCTGCGGCCAACTGGGCCCTTATGACCCTGGACCAGCTCGGCCCTGGGGATATCGGCGTCGATATCGGGCCTGAAACCTGCGCGCTCTTTGCTCAAGCTCTCGAGGGCGTTCGCACGGTATTCTGGAACGGTCCCATGGGGGTCTTCGAACTGCCCGCCTTTCGGACCGGCACCGAGATGATCATCGGCGCCATTGCCGACGCGACCCTCGCTGGCGCAGTATCGGTTGTGGGGGGCGGTGATTCGGTGGCCGCCATTCAGGCTCTGGATGAACCCAAACACTTCACCCACGTCAGTACCGGGGGTGGTGCGGCCCTTGCGCTGCTCAGCGGTGCCGCTTTGCCGGCCCTGGAGGTGCTCTCGTGA
- a CDS encoding ComF family protein codes for MKLRRQLLPDPRAVLFPRLCVLCTTPLGVEPTVCQACLAALVPASPRDRSRMLDKGESIDNLWVAFGYDDALQTLIHLLKYREHRRLGPRLALAVHGALGSELPWSRYDCLVPIPLHWNKRRQRGYNQSLVLARALSRLAGLPVDSSLVVRQRWTRSQTGLTRAKRWANVAGSFRAATGVEGKRILLVDDVLTTGATASDCARALKAGGCREVGVITVATPLAADLTLAPLAEPPQA; via the coding sequence GTGAAGCTGCGGCGCCAGCTCTTGCCCGACCCGCGGGCCGTGCTGTTCCCCCGGCTCTGCGTGCTGTGCACGACACCGCTGGGCGTTGAGCCCACCGTGTGCCAGGCCTGTCTTGCCGCTCTGGTGCCGGCCAGTCCCCGGGACCGGAGTCGTATGTTGGACAAGGGGGAGTCTATCGACAATCTGTGGGTTGCATTCGGTTATGATGACGCGCTGCAGACCCTCATCCATCTGCTGAAGTACCGGGAGCACCGCCGGCTGGGCCCGCGCCTCGCCCTCGCCGTTCACGGGGCGCTGGGCAGCGAGCTCCCCTGGAGCCGCTACGACTGCCTGGTACCCATCCCGCTGCACTGGAACAAACGACGGCAGCGGGGCTACAACCAGTCCCTGGTGCTGGCACGTGCCCTTTCCCGGCTGGCAGGGCTGCCGGTGGACAGCAGCCTGGTGGTGCGGCAGCGGTGGACGCGCTCCCAGACGGGGCTGACGCGTGCTAAGCGCTGGGCCAATGTGGCGGGCAGCTTCAGGGCCGCCACCGGGGTAGAGGGTAAACGCATTTTGCTGGTGGATGACGTGCTGACGACGGGGGCCACCGCTTCCGACTGTGCCCGGGCACTGAAGGCCGGCGGCTGCCGGGAGGTGGGCGTCATAACGGTGGCCACCCCCCTTGCAGCAGACCTTACTCTGGCCCCCCTGGCTGAGCCGCCGCAAGCATGA
- a CDS encoding ROK family protein: protein MSRYIVGVDIGGTFTGTALFDEALNLIHGCEVVKTTAMRSGDELIEHILGSVDAGLAQQNATRSDVAGMGIGAPGPLDLERGTVLDTPNVPILTQFPLKERMGQASGLPVLLDNDANVFTLGEAKQGAARGYPYVLGVTLGTGFGWGIVLNGGVYHGATGTAAEYGLSPWREEGRTWEDDISVQGLLSFYRGQGGRAESPQEVAKLAGKGETTALDAWNAYGQVLGLALCHGVNLIDPHIVVVGGAMARAWDYFSPTMLETLRRHIFALPRERLKVVPSQLGELAALYGAACQIEAIAS, encoded by the coding sequence GTGTCGCGCTATATTGTGGGGGTAGACATTGGAGGCACGTTCACTGGGACGGCCCTGTTCGACGAGGCCCTTAACCTGATTCACGGCTGCGAGGTCGTAAAGACGACCGCCATGCGGTCCGGCGATGAGCTCATTGAGCATATCCTGGGCAGCGTAGACGCGGGGTTGGCGCAACAAAATGCCACGCGTAGCGACGTGGCGGGCATGGGCATTGGCGCGCCCGGGCCCCTTGATCTTGAGCGGGGTACGGTTTTGGATACACCCAATGTGCCCATACTCACCCAATTCCCGCTGAAAGAACGGATGGGCCAGGCCAGCGGGCTACCCGTCCTGCTGGACAACGATGCCAATGTCTTCACCCTGGGCGAAGCCAAGCAGGGGGCGGCCCGGGGCTATCCCTATGTCCTGGGGGTTACATTGGGCACAGGCTTCGGGTGGGGCATTGTACTCAACGGCGGCGTCTACCATGGCGCCACCGGTACGGCGGCCGAATACGGCCTCAGCCCCTGGCGCGAGGAAGGCCGTACCTGGGAGGACGATATCTCGGTCCAGGGGTTGTTAAGCTTCTATCGCGGTCAAGGGGGCCGCGCGGAATCCCCCCAGGAGGTGGCGAAGCTGGCGGGGAAGGGCGAGACAACTGCCCTGGACGCCTGGAACGCCTATGGTCAGGTGCTTGGCCTGGCCCTTTGCCACGGGGTGAATCTCATTGATCCCCATATCGTGGTAGTGGGGGGCGCCATGGCCCGGGCCTGGGACTATTTCAGTCCCACCATGCTGGAGACGCTGCGCCGGCACATTTTCGCTCTGCCCAGAGAGCGTCTCAAGGTAGTGCCGTCCCAGCTGGGCGAACTGGCCGCCCTGTATGGCGCAGCCTGCCAGATAGAGGCTATCGCATCGTGA